A region from the Vicia villosa cultivar HV-30 ecotype Madison, WI linkage group LG3, Vvil1.0, whole genome shotgun sequence genome encodes:
- the LOC131662417 gene encoding protein S40-4-like, which produces MDDKYRLVRKHSGLWRTLRDGDFEEEEVWDVVKEREDYSCEVVHHKAKNKELSSLSIPIGSRTIPIPSSSHETKGFQQSSAPVNIPDWSKVYGGNDKVINKSVKNVSRYGNDNYGFYDDHEDGHDEVLNHDDGDDEDEDEDDDDGEYGTRLPPHEIIARRLARSQISSFSVFEGVGRTLKGRDLSKMRNSVLIKTGFLESL; this is translated from the coding sequence ATGGATGATAAGTATAGGCTAGTTAGGAAGCATAGTGGGCTATGGAGAACATTGAGAGATGGAGATTTTGAAGAGGAAGAAGTTTGGGATGTTGTGAAAGAAAGAGAAGATTACTCATGTGAAGTTGTTCACCACAaggcaaagaacaaagagctaTCTTCTCTTTCGATTCCGATTGGTTCGAGAACGATTCCGATTCCGAGTTCATCTCATGAAACAAAAGGTTTTCAACAATCATCAGCACCGGTTAATATTCCGGATTGGTCAAAGGTTTATGGTGGGAATGATAAGGTAATTAACAAGAGTGTTAAGAATGTTTCAAGGTATGGTAATGATAATTATGGTTTCTATGATGATCATGAAGATGGTCATGATGAAGTCTTGAAccatgatgatggtgatgatgaagatgaagatgaagatgatgatgatggtgagtaTGGTACTAGGCTGCCACCACATGAGATAATTGCAAGAAGGCTAGCAAGGAGTCAGATTTCTTCATTTTCTGTTTTTGAAGGAGTTGGTAGGACACTTAAGGGTAGGGATCTTAGCAAAATGAGGAACTCTGTCCTCATAAAGACTGGTTTTCTTGAATCATTGTGA